In one Parabacteroides sp. FAFU027 genomic region, the following are encoded:
- a CDS encoding alpha-L-arabinofuranosidase C-terminal domain-containing protein, with the protein MNWEKISIAKLILLLLIMGSTIQAQTKITVDVTKPGHAISPALFGIFFEDINLSADGGLYPEMVQNRSFEDADTLQNWKFSSIHGKSVAKISNAEIYAKPPVSPLNPFNRKSLLISAAGSFKLENAGYWGMNMVQGESYTLKLAARAIEGFSSPLKVRILDAKGKEISSGEIKGITDNWAYYTANLKISSGDPKASLEISGEGNGKLFLDMVSLLPDKTWKNHGLRTDLAEALDAIHSKFLRFPGGCWVEGNEMKQMNHWKNTIGNIDTRSPLWNFWGYNATNGLGFHEYLQLAEDLGAEPLYCINVGMSHSEVIPLDQMGQWVQDALDAIEYANGPITSVWGGIRAKNGHPEPFNLKYMEIGNENGGTPYNERWPLFVKAILAKYPYMKLIANEWAGGHPNEPKPDLIDEHYYNNPDWFIWNSNKYDGYNRNGSKIFIGEYAVTSGTGNGNLRGAIGEAAWMTGMERNSDIVEMGAYAPLLCNTNHKAWPINLINFDSYRWFGLPSYYVQQMFSNNQGTNVLPFDVENNPAIETAQSMGGIGFGTWMTSAEFKDVVVTAPDGKILFKPDFAKVDNNWRQTGKGQWSVKDGVLKQSAIEQGVSVFMGDSTWKDYTVNLKARKISGENGFQIYFHNRKNDDHNRFEVGGWSNSVMHLEMGMATAEMKAEAKTEQWYDVKIEIKGNDVRAYLDGKLVQEISDKNLAVKSLIMSAVKDEKSGDVIVKVVNASAKAIKTQIDLKDAKTFTGKGKAIVLTSASPLDENTLENPKKVYPKTDDVKLTGATCKRNFPGNSLTVIRFGTKK; encoded by the coding sequence ATGAATTGGGAAAAAATCTCTATAGCTAAATTAATTCTATTGCTATTAATAATGGGTAGCACCATTCAGGCACAAACAAAAATTACGGTTGATGTAACCAAGCCGGGACATGCAATTTCGCCTGCATTATTTGGAATTTTCTTCGAAGATATTAATCTTTCTGCCGATGGCGGGTTGTATCCCGAAATGGTACAAAACCGTTCGTTTGAAGATGCTGATACGCTTCAAAACTGGAAGTTTAGTAGTATTCATGGCAAAAGTGTAGCGAAGATAAGCAATGCTGAAATTTATGCTAAACCGCCGGTTTCTCCATTAAACCCGTTTAACCGTAAGTCATTACTAATATCAGCAGCGGGTTCTTTCAAGTTGGAAAACGCCGGTTACTGGGGTATGAATATGGTTCAGGGCGAAAGTTATACGCTAAAGTTGGCAGCCCGTGCCATTGAAGGTTTTTCTTCACCGTTAAAAGTAAGAATTCTGGACGCAAAAGGAAAAGAAATATCCTCTGGTGAAATTAAAGGAATTACAGACAACTGGGCGTATTACACTGCAAATCTGAAAATAAGCTCAGGCGATCCCAAGGCAAGTCTGGAAATTTCAGGTGAAGGCAACGGAAAACTGTTTCTGGACATGGTTTCACTGCTGCCTGATAAAACATGGAAAAATCATGGCTTACGCACCGACCTTGCTGAAGCATTAGATGCTATTCACTCCAAATTTTTGCGCTTTCCGGGCGGCTGTTGGGTGGAAGGGAATGAAATGAAACAAATGAACCACTGGAAAAATACCATCGGCAATATTGATACACGTTCTCCGCTTTGGAATTTTTGGGGTTACAACGCTACTAACGGACTTGGTTTCCACGAATACCTTCAACTGGCAGAGGATTTGGGAGCTGAACCTCTATACTGCATCAATGTGGGTATGTCGCACAGCGAAGTAATTCCGCTTGACCAAATGGGACAATGGGTGCAGGATGCCCTGGATGCAATCGAATATGCCAACGGCCCGATAACTTCGGTTTGGGGTGGGATAAGAGCCAAAAACGGACATCCTGAACCATTCAACCTGAAATATATGGAAATTGGAAACGAAAACGGAGGAACTCCATATAATGAACGTTGGCCGTTGTTTGTAAAAGCAATTTTGGCAAAATATCCGTACATGAAACTCATTGCCAACGAATGGGCCGGCGGCCATCCCAATGAGCCGAAACCTGATTTGATTGATGAGCACTATTATAACAATCCCGATTGGTTTATCTGGAACTCAAACAAATACGATGGTTACAACCGCAACGGTTCTAAAATTTTCATTGGTGAGTATGCGGTAACATCAGGTACAGGAAACGGTAACCTTCGGGGGGCAATTGGCGAAGCGGCTTGGATGACCGGGATGGAACGAAATTCCGATATTGTGGAGATGGGGGCTTATGCACCATTATTATGTAATACAAATCACAAAGCCTGGCCAATCAATCTCATCAATTTCGATAGCTATCGTTGGTTCGGCTTGCCAAGCTATTATGTACAGCAAATGTTTTCCAATAATCAGGGGACCAATGTGTTGCCATTTGACGTGGAGAATAATCCGGCAATAGAAACAGCACAAAGCATGGGAGGTATAGGTTTTGGCACCTGGATGACCTCGGCTGAATTTAAAGATGTCGTAGTTACAGCTCCTGACGGAAAAATTCTGTTTAAACCTGATTTTGCAAAAGTTGACAATAACTGGAGACAAACCGGGAAAGGCCAATGGAGTGTAAAGGATGGAGTGCTCAAACAATCGGCAATAGAGCAGGGCGTAAGTGTTTTTATGGGCGATTCTACGTGGAAAGACTATACTGTCAACCTGAAGGCTCGTAAAATTTCGGGTGAGAACGGATTCCAGATATACTTCCACAATAGAAAAAATGATGACCATAACCGTTTCGAAGTAGGCGGTTGGAGTAATTCTGTTATGCACCTCGAAATGGGCATGGCAACAGCAGAAATGAAAGCTGAAGCTAAAACGGAACAATGGTACGATGTAAAAATTGAAATCAAAGGAAATGACGTGAGAGCATATCTTGACGGAAAGCTGGTGCAGGAAATTTCAGATAAAAACCTTGCTGTGAAAAGCCTGATTATGAGTGCCGTGAAAGACGAAAAGTCTGGCGATGTAATCGTTAAAGTTGTGAACGCGTCAGCCAAAGCAATAAAAACACAGATAGATTTGAAAGATGCCAAAACTTTTACCGGAAAAGGAAAAGCCATTGTGCTGACTTCGGCCAGTCCGCTTGACGAGAATACATTAGAAAACCCAAAGAAAGTGTATCCGAAAACAGATGATGTGAAATTGACGGGAGCTACCTGCAAGCGTAATTTCCCGGGAAATTCACTGACAGTAATTCGTTTCGGCACGAAAAAATAG
- a CDS encoding glycoside hydrolase family 2 TIM barrel-domain containing protein translates to MKPYLITLTVLLSIFKIEAQTVNDWENPAVNGINKEKPHAYTFLAEEKRNNPAIQSLNGLWKFHWSANPQARPQDFYAAGFSAEKWDNILVPGNWELQGFGTPIYTNVAYPFKKDFPRVMGEPDKSFTTYKERNPVGSYLTSFVIPSNWTDKQVFLNFGGVQSAMYVWVNGQKVGYSENSMSPAEFDITSYIHKGENKLAVEVYKYCDGSYLEDQDMWRLGGIFRDVDLIARPKTYISDFFVKAEPDKSFKNANISVDVKLENRSTVKSSGLHIDAEITGFTKSGETVDMNFSQKIPAVLNGKILSVDLKSMINDAKLWSAETPDLYNLVLKLKNKKNEIVDKAECNFGVRKIEVRGEVFYINGKAVKLKGVNRHEQHPRTGKHMPRGTMIKDMELMKQANINWIRTSHYPNDPLFYELCDKYGFYIMDEANQEAHDYGLSNNVSGDDPQWKKMHVERAVSLVERDKNHACVIFWSLGNEGGKGRNMKAMADTIKKLDPTRLVFSDTHREISDLYDDSYLHPADFKKLAEKINDKPVVMREYAHVMGSSGGNLQEYWDVIYADSSIAGAAIWEWNENGLSKPKDGSSLKLTLHPDDCSLKENEFWAYGGDFGDTPNDGNFCIRGLVTTDRKPNPHYYEVQKVYQPVVFQLVNDRTASVRVTNHFDFQPLQNFDFEYEYTSNGKSIQRGTFRCDDILPGASAVVNLPVPQLADTVSSDICLNIYVRLKNATLWAETGYCIAREQFVVKPFAWKRIVPAGKTVNVTETTSQIQLKTETMTFTLDKKNGSLTSWKVNQQEILKGQLEPYFWKTPNDNQKHSGYVQEFAKWRNAAENRVVNKVELSKQDNSVLVKFEMNLPAIGANYTLSYQLNGLGQLQVEAAYQPLNDTITLMPKFGMRIRVADNYNTIGWYGRGFYENYPDRKTATFIGLYRAKLDDFMTHYAAPQDNGNRCDVRWFTLSSQNNAAVKVTGLQPLCFRAWSYTEEDLEPARHDYELPKRDFINLNIDLNIHGVGGDDSWGAKTMDKYTIPGNKSYKYGFVLEYAGK, encoded by the coding sequence ATGAAACCATATCTAATTACCCTTACAGTCTTATTATCAATCTTCAAAATTGAAGCCCAAACAGTAAACGATTGGGAAAATCCGGCCGTTAATGGCATAAACAAAGAAAAACCGCACGCCTACACTTTTTTGGCGGAAGAAAAGCGTAATAATCCGGCTATTCAGTCGCTCAATGGCCTCTGGAAATTCCACTGGTCGGCTAATCCGCAAGCCCGGCCGCAGGACTTTTATGCCGCAGGTTTTTCGGCCGAAAAGTGGGACAATATTCTGGTGCCCGGCAATTGGGAACTTCAGGGATTTGGAACGCCTATCTACACCAATGTTGCTTATCCGTTTAAAAAGGACTTCCCAAGAGTAATGGGCGAGCCAGATAAGAGTTTCACCACCTACAAAGAACGGAATCCGGTAGGCAGCTACCTGACAAGCTTTGTAATTCCTTCCAACTGGACTGATAAACAAGTGTTTCTGAACTTCGGTGGCGTGCAATCAGCCATGTATGTGTGGGTGAATGGTCAGAAAGTAGGTTATAGCGAAAACTCGATGTCGCCAGCTGAGTTTGACATCACCTCTTACATTCATAAAGGAGAAAATAAACTGGCGGTAGAAGTATATAAATATTGTGACGGCAGCTATCTCGAAGATCAGGATATGTGGCGACTGGGTGGAATTTTCAGGGATGTGGATTTAATTGCCCGCCCGAAAACCTATATCAGCGACTTTTTTGTGAAGGCAGAGCCGGATAAATCTTTTAAGAATGCCAATATCTCGGTTGATGTGAAACTTGAGAATCGTTCAACCGTAAAAAGCTCAGGTTTGCATATCGATGCCGAAATAACAGGTTTTACAAAATCAGGTGAAACGGTGGATATGAATTTTTCACAAAAAATCCCCGCTGTTTTAAACGGAAAAATCCTTTCGGTGGATTTGAAGTCGATGATAAACGATGCAAAACTATGGTCAGCCGAAACGCCTGATTTATACAATCTTGTACTGAAATTAAAAAACAAAAAGAATGAAATTGTAGATAAAGCCGAATGCAATTTTGGCGTTAGAAAGATTGAAGTTCGGGGTGAAGTATTTTATATAAATGGCAAAGCGGTGAAACTGAAAGGAGTCAACCGTCATGAGCAACATCCACGCACCGGCAAACACATGCCAAGGGGCACGATGATAAAAGATATGGAGTTGATGAAACAAGCTAATATCAACTGGATTCGTACTTCGCATTATCCCAACGACCCGCTGTTTTATGAGCTTTGCGACAAATACGGATTTTATATCATGGACGAAGCCAATCAGGAAGCCCACGATTATGGTTTGAGTAATAACGTGTCTGGCGATGACCCGCAATGGAAAAAAATGCATGTGGAACGTGCGGTTTCGTTGGTGGAAAGAGATAAAAATCATGCTTGCGTCATTTTTTGGTCGTTGGGCAATGAAGGTGGAAAAGGCCGCAATATGAAGGCCATGGCCGATACAATCAAAAAACTTGACCCAACACGTTTGGTCTTTTCCGATACACACCGCGAGATTTCAGACCTGTACGACGACAGTTACCTGCATCCGGCCGATTTTAAAAAATTAGCAGAGAAGATTAATGATAAACCGGTTGTGATGCGCGAATATGCCCACGTGATGGGAAGTTCGGGCGGAAATCTTCAGGAGTATTGGGATGTGATATATGCCGATTCAAGCATTGCAGGAGCTGCCATTTGGGAATGGAACGAAAATGGATTGTCTAAGCCCAAGGATGGTTCTTCGCTTAAACTTACGCTGCACCCCGATGATTGTTCGTTGAAAGAAAACGAATTCTGGGCGTATGGAGGCGATTTTGGCGACACACCCAACGATGGCAATTTCTGTATAAGAGGTCTGGTTACGACCGACAGAAAACCAAACCCACATTATTACGAGGTGCAAAAAGTGTATCAACCGGTTGTATTCCAGTTGGTAAACGATAGAACTGCAAGTGTTCGGGTTACCAATCATTTTGATTTCCAACCCTTGCAAAATTTTGATTTTGAATACGAATATACTTCCAACGGCAAATCGATTCAACGGGGTACATTCCGATGCGACGACATATTGCCGGGTGCATCAGCCGTTGTCAATCTTCCCGTGCCTCAGTTGGCCGATACGGTTTCGTCTGATATCTGTCTGAATATCTACGTCAGACTAAAAAATGCGACACTTTGGGCCGAAACAGGGTATTGTATTGCCCGCGAGCAGTTTGTGGTGAAGCCGTTTGCATGGAAAAGAATCGTTCCTGCCGGGAAGACGGTTAATGTGACTGAGACTACCTCACAAATTCAACTTAAAACAGAAACCATGACCTTTACTTTGGATAAAAAGAATGGTTCGCTGACAAGCTGGAAGGTGAACCAGCAGGAAATACTGAAAGGTCAACTGGAACCGTATTTCTGGAAAACACCTAACGACAACCAAAAGCATAGTGGCTATGTACAAGAATTTGCGAAATGGAGAAATGCAGCCGAAAACCGGGTGGTGAACAAAGTAGAACTGTCCAAACAGGATAATTCGGTATTGGTAAAATTCGAAATGAATTTGCCGGCTATCGGTGCAAATTATACATTGAGTTACCAACTGAACGGGCTTGGACAATTGCAGGTTGAAGCTGCTTATCAGCCTCTGAACGATACCATTACGCTGATGCCTAAATTTGGAATGAGGATTCGTGTTGCAGATAATTATAACACCATTGGCTGGTATGGACGTGGTTTTTACGAAAATTACCCCGACCGTAAAACGGCCACGTTCATTGGACTTTATCGGGCAAAACTGGATGATTTCATGACGCATTATGCAGCGCCCCAGGATAATGGCAACCGCTGTGATGTGCGTTGGTTTACGCTGAGTTCGCAAAACAATGCGGCTGTGAAGGTGACCGGCTTGCAGCCGCTTTGCTTCCGGGCTTGGTCTTACACAGAGGAAGATCTGGAGCCTGCCCGCCACGACTACGAATTGCCAAAACGAGACTTTATCAACCTGAATATCGATTTGAATATTCATGGCGTGGGTGGCGATGATTCGTGGGGTGCAAAAACAATGGATAAATACACCATTCCGGGGAACAAATCTTATAAATACGGTTTTGTGCTGGAATATGCCGGAAAATAA
- a CDS encoding T9SS type A sorting domain-containing protein, whose translation MKTRAKNYRYFNRLPRFIAALILICVSFLSAIESYAQYTFKNAPIGGGGFVTGLITHPTTGDRYCRTDVGGAYRWDATNNKWVQLLDWLNDSQGDLYGVEALALDPQNANNVYMLCGTNYSGSGKSAMLKSTDKGNTFTYTDLTAKFKVHGNGNGRGNGERLAVDPHNSNILFCGTRANGLWKSTDAGVTWNQAWSGVTSTTNGNGICFVLYDPAGSVVNGITQTMYIGVSRTGSGNVYKSTDGGATFTDITPDTTYMPHRVALKDTTMYVTYADGAGPAVNGNGKLYKLNTSSGVWTNATPVHWKDYSYGGVSIDPNNVNRVVVSTCGMYWNNQFKTGWGDFVFLTTDGGKSWTLKNGTNATYDSNGMSWSNGGAVNWMDCIEFDHTNTNIVRVIGGGGVYTCPNITATNPSWKYDVIGIEETAFLDGISIPGGPLISSFGDVTGFVHDPLTSYPTKRLSPTDGNNQSIAYAGANPSKVVRASNGGNVVYYSSDMGATWTGCATNKGTDGRVTISADGSTILHCPGNSTTTYYTTDNGTNWSACSGVTLGSATPVADQVNANYFYIYHPSTGQMYRSTNKGVSFSVAGAPGNSTANYPWESVLIRTVPGYEGHIWVPRGRNGLKYSTNYGVTYTNIGRITYCKSIGIGKAKEGASYPTIFIWGTVSGVTGLFCSTDQGTTWTKMNDDAHQFGGAPLLIGDMNTFGRVYMGVGGGRGIIYGEPVGATNSIETESSLNDMAIYPNPAKDGKFSIMLPGASDRVKISIYENQGRLLFEKVSANTGKLDIDSGLKTGIYIVKAISEGMSITKKLIIQ comes from the coding sequence ATGAAAACGAGAGCTAAGAATTACAGATATTTCAATAGGCTGCCTCGATTTATAGCGGCGTTAATATTGATATGTGTTAGTTTTTTATCAGCTATTGAGTCATACGCTCAATACACATTCAAAAATGCCCCCATTGGTGGGGGTGGATTTGTAACAGGACTCATTACCCATCCTACAACCGGCGACAGGTATTGCCGTACCGATGTGGGCGGAGCCTACCGCTGGGATGCCACGAACAATAAATGGGTTCAATTGCTCGACTGGCTTAACGATTCACAAGGTGACCTTTACGGAGTAGAGGCCTTGGCACTTGATCCGCAAAATGCAAACAATGTTTACATGCTTTGCGGAACCAATTATTCTGGCTCAGGAAAGTCTGCCATGTTAAAGTCAACCGATAAAGGAAATACTTTTACCTATACAGACCTTACCGCTAAGTTTAAAGTTCATGGAAATGGGAACGGACGCGGAAATGGAGAACGACTTGCCGTAGATCCACATAACAGTAATATTTTATTCTGCGGAACCCGGGCCAATGGGCTATGGAAGAGTACGGATGCCGGAGTAACCTGGAATCAGGCTTGGAGCGGCGTGACTTCCACTACCAATGGTAACGGGATATGCTTTGTCCTTTACGATCCTGCGGGCAGCGTGGTGAACGGAATAACCCAGACCATGTATATCGGCGTTTCGCGCACCGGAAGCGGTAATGTTTACAAAAGTACTGATGGAGGGGCAACATTTACTGACATTACTCCTGATACGACATATATGCCTCACAGAGTAGCACTGAAAGACACTACTATGTATGTTACCTATGCTGATGGTGCTGGCCCGGCAGTCAATGGAAATGGCAAATTATATAAGCTCAACACCTCTTCTGGTGTGTGGACAAATGCGACTCCCGTTCATTGGAAGGATTATTCATATGGAGGGGTAAGCATAGATCCCAATAATGTTAACAGGGTGGTAGTTTCGACATGCGGCATGTACTGGAACAACCAGTTTAAAACCGGTTGGGGAGACTTTGTTTTCCTCACAACCGATGGTGGAAAATCCTGGACACTTAAGAATGGTACGAACGCTACTTATGACAGTAACGGAATGAGCTGGTCAAACGGAGGAGCTGTTAACTGGATGGACTGCATTGAGTTTGACCATACTAATACGAATATTGTACGGGTAATAGGTGGTGGTGGTGTATATACCTGTCCCAATATTACGGCCACGAATCCTTCGTGGAAATATGATGTGATTGGAATCGAAGAGACAGCTTTTCTGGATGGTATATCTATACCAGGAGGTCCGCTGATTTCGTCTTTCGGTGACGTGACTGGTTTTGTGCATGATCCTTTAACTTCATATCCAACAAAAAGACTTTCACCTACGGATGGGAATAACCAAAGCATTGCTTACGCGGGTGCAAACCCAAGCAAAGTGGTAAGAGCATCGAACGGCGGAAACGTTGTTTACTACTCCTCCGACATGGGTGCTACATGGACGGGGTGCGCCACCAATAAAGGCACAGATGGCAGGGTGACTATCAGTGCGGATGGAAGCACAATACTGCACTGTCCCGGAAATTCCACCACGACCTATTATACAACAGACAACGGAACAAACTGGTCTGCATGTTCGGGTGTAACACTGGGATCTGCAACCCCGGTGGCCGATCAGGTGAATGCTAATTACTTTTATATCTATCATCCTTCCACAGGTCAGATGTACAGAAGTACCAATAAAGGTGTCAGCTTTTCAGTCGCGGGTGCTCCGGGCAATTCAACGGCGAATTATCCGTGGGAATCTGTCTTGATTCGGACAGTGCCCGGTTATGAAGGACATATCTGGGTGCCTCGTGGTAGAAATGGATTGAAATATTCGACCAATTATGGCGTGACATATACCAATATTGGAAGAATAACATATTGTAAATCAATCGGCATTGGCAAGGCAAAAGAAGGAGCCAGCTATCCAACCATTTTCATTTGGGGAACTGTGTCTGGTGTCACAGGACTTTTTTGTTCAACAGATCAAGGCACTACATGGACTAAAATGAACGATGATGCTCATCAGTTTGGCGGAGCACCTTTACTCATTGGAGATATGAATACTTTCGGAAGAGTATATATGGGTGTCGGTGGAGGAAGAGGTATAATTTACGGGGAACCTGTCGGTGCAACTAACTCAATAGAAACCGAAAGTAGCTTGAATGATATGGCTATTTATCCCAATCCGGCTAAG
- a CDS encoding sialate O-acetylesterase: protein MKTSKKYIKALMLTGLLLLSANSFSRNPNFHIYICFGQSNMEGQGAIEAQDKTVDSRFKVLQSLDCTGRNKGTWYTALPPLCQCTSGLSPADYFGRTMVKYLPDSITVGVINVSIGGCDIRMFDKDLYQSYLNPTDATFSAKVQAYGGNPLKHLMDLAKQAQQDGVIKGILLHQGEANTGNTNWPLYVKKVYNDMLAELSLSADTVPLLSGEVLYTGMFLHMNPIIRQLPNVVPTAHIISSEGLTGDWGHFTSDGYRKLGIRYAAKMLSLMGVGAKVFEPENYYYEPECSKLGANWNIVTDKTASNNNYVTIKSGMNNTTAASTDSANAIYFDFTAKTDTTFYVYARVYCATLKSDSYWFKMDDGSFEYVNGLPKGAWTWVKVKTYNLKAGHHTLAITNGEEGARLDKIYISNVDILPTGMGDQAVKAFNPVVYNVPGKIEAESYSYQLWVLPTATADIDGVSDVTNIDTDDYMEYLVNVPTDTAYKATFRYTSSVSNGAVAVLLDEKPVGSISLPGTGGLYKSGSTDIPLKAGRHTLKLVATSGGFQLNWINFEKVKATGIENVLDNGLSIYPNPTNGELNIKSDIFGISNVAIFDCSGKQVYSRKFDLTNHLNFNPKLQKGVYFLKLNNNQTRNIKIVID, encoded by the coding sequence ATGAAAACCAGTAAAAAATACATTAAGGCACTTATGCTAACGGGTTTGCTCCTGTTAAGTGCAAATTCATTCTCACGCAACCCGAATTTTCATATTTATATCTGTTTCGGGCAGTCGAATATGGAAGGTCAGGGAGCTATCGAAGCTCAGGACAAAACGGTAGATAGCCGTTTTAAAGTTCTTCAATCCTTGGATTGTACAGGCCGGAATAAGGGTACGTGGTATACGGCTCTTCCTCCATTGTGTCAGTGTACCTCAGGCCTTTCGCCTGCCGATTATTTCGGAAGAACCATGGTGAAATACCTTCCGGACAGTATTACCGTAGGGGTTATCAATGTGTCAATTGGCGGGTGCGACATCAGGATGTTTGATAAAGATCTTTACCAGAGTTATCTCAATCCAACTGATGCTACCTTTTCAGCTAAAGTTCAGGCATATGGAGGAAATCCGCTTAAACATCTGATGGATTTGGCCAAACAAGCACAACAAGATGGGGTAATAAAAGGTATTCTATTGCATCAGGGAGAGGCTAATACCGGTAATACAAACTGGCCATTGTATGTAAAGAAAGTATATAACGATATGTTGGCTGAACTTTCATTGAGTGCCGATACGGTACCGCTTTTATCAGGTGAGGTATTGTATACCGGGATGTTCTTACACATGAATCCCATCATCAGGCAACTTCCTAATGTCGTTCCTACGGCACATATAATTTCTTCCGAAGGATTGACCGGAGATTGGGGACACTTTACCTCCGATGGTTACCGAAAACTTGGCATAAGATACGCTGCAAAAATGCTATCGTTAATGGGGGTTGGAGCTAAGGTTTTTGAGCCGGAGAACTATTATTATGAACCTGAATGTTCGAAATTGGGTGCTAACTGGAATATAGTTACTGATAAAACCGCTTCTAATAACAATTATGTGACGATTAAGTCTGGAATGAACAACACTACCGCGGCATCAACGGATAGTGCAAATGCAATTTATTTTGATTTTACTGCCAAAACGGACACCACTTTTTATGTTTATGCGCGGGTGTATTGCGCTACATTAAAATCGGATTCATACTGGTTTAAAATGGATGATGGCTCATTTGAATATGTAAATGGTTTGCCAAAAGGTGCGTGGACATGGGTGAAGGTGAAAACCTATAATCTTAAAGCCGGACATCATACTTTGGCTATTACCAACGGCGAAGAGGGAGCCCGCCTTGACAAAATATATATTTCAAATGTTGACATTCTCCCCACAGGAATGGGAGATCAGGCTGTGAAAGCTTTTAATCCGGTAGTGTATAACGTACCAGGCAAAATTGAAGCAGAATCATATTCATACCAATTATGGGTACTTCCTACAGCTACTGCCGATATTGATGGTGTTTCGGATGTGACGAATATCGATACCGACGATTATATGGAATATCTGGTGAATGTGCCAACTGATACAGCTTATAAAGCAACCTTCCGTTATACTTCATCTGTTTCGAATGGGGCAGTAGCTGTATTGCTTGACGAGAAGCCAGTTGGCTCAATATCTTTACCTGGTACGGGCGGTTTATATAAATCGGGTTCAACGGACATCCCTTTAAAGGCAGGAAGACATACCCTTAAATTGGTTGCAACCTCGGGTGGGTTTCAATTGAATTGGATTAATTTTGAGAAAGTTAAGGCAACAGGAATAGAAAATGTTTTGGATAACGGACTAAGTATTTATCCAAATCCCACCAATGGTGAATTGAATATTAAGAGTGATATATTCGGAATTAGCAATGTGGCTATTTTTGATTGTTCCGGAAAACAAGTGTATAGCAGAAAATTTGATTTGACAAATCACCTCAATTTCAATCCAAAACTACAGAAAGGAGTCTATTTTTTAAAGCTAAATAATAATCAAACTCGTAACATTAAAATTGTTATTGACTAG